tcagtacataatgccctgaatctattcaacaacgcccggaaacctgcccctttttttctctgtacccaacgcactagaagaccagtacttaaagcctttagccatatccttattctactcctcctctgttcctctggtgatgtagaggttaacccaggcccggtagcccccagtatcactcctactccccatgcgttatcatttgttgacttctgtaatcgtaaaagccttggtttcttgcacgttaatatCCGAAGcatcctccctaagtttgagttattcactgcgttagcacactccgccaaccctgatgttctagcagtgtctgaatcctggcttaggaaggccaccagaaatgtccatccccaactacaatattttacgtctcgatagaactgccaaagggggtggggttgcaatctactgtagagatagcctgcagagctctatcgtactatccaggtctgtgcccaaacagtttgagcttctacttctaaaaatccacctttccagaaataagtctctcactgttgccgcttgctatagacccccctcagccccgagctgtgccctggacaccatatgtgaactgattgccccccatctatcctcagagttcgtactgcttggtgacctaaactgggatatgcttaacaccccggccttcctacaatctaaactagatgccctcaatctcacacaaattatcaacgaacctaccaggtacaaccctaaatctgtaaacatgggcaccctcatagatatcatcctgacaaatgtaccctctaaatacacctccactgtcttcaaccaggatctcagcgatcactgccttattacctgcgtccataatgggtccgcaatcaaacgaccacccctcatcactgtcaaacgctccctaaaacactttagcgagcaggcctttctaattgacctggcccgggtatcctggatggatattgacctcattccgtcagtagaggatgcttggttgttctttaaaagtgctttcctctcaatcttaaataagcatgccccatatcaaaaaattcagaactaagaacagatatagcccctggttctcctcagacttgactgcccttgaccagcacaaaaacatcctgtggcattctgcattagcatcgaacagcccccgcgatatgcaactttttagggaagtcaggaaccaatatacacaatcagttaggaaagcaaaggctagctttttcaaacagaaatgtgcatcctgtagcactaactccaaaacgttttgggacactgtaaagtccatggaaaataagagcacctcctcccaactgcccactgcactgaggctaggaaacactgtcaccaccgataaatctacaatattcgagaatttcaacaagcattttgctacagctggccatgctttccacctggctaccactaccccggccaccagctttgcaccctctgctgcaacttgcccatgccccccctcctccgcttctccttcacacaaattcagacagctgatgttctgaaagagctgaaaaatctggacccctacaaatcagctgggctagacaatctagaccctttctttcaaaaatttgccgccgaaattgtcgcaacccctattactagcctgttcaacctctctttcataacgtctgagatccccagagattggaaagctgccgcggtcatccccctcttcaaagggggtgactctctagatccaaactgttatagacctatatccatcctgccctgcctttcgaaagtatttgaaagccaagttaacaaacagatcaccgaccatttcgaatcccaccgtaccttctccgctatgcaatccggtttccgagctggtcatgggtgcacttcagccacgctcaaggtcctaaacgatattataaacgcgatcgataaaagacagtactgcgcagccgtcttcatcgacctggccaaggctttcgactctgtcaaccaccgcattcttattggcagactaaatagccttggtttctcaaattactgcctcacctggttcaccaactacttctcagatagagttcaatgtgtcaaatcggagggcctgttgtctggacctctggccgtctctatgggggtgccaaagggttcaattctcgggccgtctctattctctgtgtatatcaatgatgtcgctcttgctgctggtgacgctcggatccacctctatgcggacgacaccattttgtatacatctggcccttctttggacactgtgttaacaaacctccaaacaagcttcaacgccatacaacactccttccatggcctccaactgctcttaaacgctagtaaaactaaatgcatgcttttcaaccgaacgctgctggcacccgcccacccaactagaatcactactctcggtgggtctgacctagagtatgtggacaactacaaatatctaggtatctggttagactgtaaactctccttccagactcacattaagcatctccaatccaaagttagatctagaatcggcttcctatttcgcaacaaagcctccttcactcatgctgccaaacatgccctcgtaaaacggactatcctaccgatccttgacttcgtcatttacaaaatagcctccaaaactctactcagcaaattggatgtagtctatcacagtgccatccgttttgtcaccaaagccccatatactacccaccattgtgacctgtacgctcttgttggctggccctcactacatattcgtcgccaaactcactggctccaggtcatctataaatcactgctaggcaaatccccgtcttatcttagctcactggtcaccatagcaacacccacccgtagtctgcgctccagcaggtatgtctcactggtcatccccaaagccaacacctcctttggccgccattccttccagttctctactgccaatgactggaacgaactgcaaaaatctctgaaactggagactcttatctccctcactaactttaagcgtcagttgtcagagcagtttaccgatcactgcacctgtacacagcctttctgaaattagcccacccaactacctcatccccatattgttatttattttgctaatttgcacaagagtatcatcttttgcacatctatcattccagtgttatacgaaattgtaactattttgcactatggcctatttattgccttacctccataacttactacattcgcacacactgtatatatattttctgttgtatttatgactttatgttttgtttaccccatatgtaactctgtgttgttgtttttatcgcactgatttgctctatcttggccaggtcacagttgtaagtgagaacttgttctcaactggcttacctggttaaataaaggtgaaataaataaaaataaaaggggggaagacagaagatagccctatttggtaaaagaccaagtccatattatggcaacaacagctcaaataagtaaagagaaatgaccatccatcattactttaagacatgaaggtcagtcaatatggaaaatttcaagaactttgaacatttcttcaagtgcagtcgcaaaaaccatcaagcgctatgatgaaactggctctaatgagtaccgccataggaatggaagacccagagttacctctgctgcagaggataagttcattagagttaccagcctcagaaattgcagcccaaatgaatTTTTCGCAGAGTTCAAGTGACATCCACATCtctacatcaactgttcagaggagactgtgtgaatcaggccttcatggtcgaattgctgcaaagaaaccactactaaaggacaccaatcagaagaagagacctgcttgggccaagaaacacgagcattggacattagaccagtggagtccaaatttgagatttttggttccaaccgccgtgtctttgtgagacacggtgtgggtgaacggatgatcgccgcatgttttttttccaccataatgcatggaggaggatgtgtgatggtgtgggggtgctttgctggtgacactgtctgtgatttatttagaattcacacttaaccagtatggctaccacagcattctgcagctatacgccatcccatctggttgggcttagtgggactgtcatttggttttcaacaggacaatgacccaacacacctccaggctgtgtaagggctatttgaccaagaaggagagtgatggagtgcagcatcagatgacctggcctccacaatcccccgacctcaacccaattgagatggtttgggatgagtcggaccgcagagtgaaggaaaagcagccaacaagtgctcagcatatgtgggaactccttcaagactgttggaaaagcatttcaggtgaaaatggttgagaaaatgccacgagtgtgcaaagctgtcatcaaggcaaagggtgtccatttgaagaatctcaaatataaaatatattttgatttgtttaacacttttttggttacaacatgattccatatgtgttatttcatagttttgatgtcttcactattattctacaaaataaagaaaaacccttgaacgaacaggtgtgtccaaccttttgactggtactgtatatatatatatatatatatatatatatgtctcctgagtggcgcagtggtctaaaacactgcaatgcagtgctaactgtgccactagagatcctggttcgaatccaggctctgtcgcagccggccgcgaccgggagactcatgggcggcgcacaattggcccagcgtcgtccagggtaggtgagggaatggccggcagggatgtagctcagttgatagagcatggcgtttgcaacgccagggttgtgggttcgattcccacggggggccagtataaaaaaaaaaaaatttattcactaactgtaagtcgctctggataagagcgtctgctaaataatgtaaatgtatatataattcatttttttctctctcgcatagctcattagtacacccttgtggttgaatatatatattttttcaaccacAAGGGTGTACTAATGAGCTATGCGAGATAGAAAAAAATGAATCATGATAGAGGACtactgaaattatattatttcagtGTAGATAAGGTAAGGGCaggttaaaaaaaaacatgacagCCAGACAATCCAGTGTATGAATCAAACGGATTTGCATATGAATGGGGTGGAAATTAGCCGACTTCGTGATCTGTAAGGTAAGTAACTTTAATATGTCAAGTAGATTACACGTTTTATTTGCCATTTCCGAAACGTAGCAACGGTTAAGACATGGATTTCATGTTGTAATGTTAACAAGGTACCCAAAAGTagttcaaagtaatgttttcattTTATTAGCTAAATAAAACTTGTTTAAACAGCAAAATTGTCACGGAAATCAGCCTTGTTTGCATAGCGATGATGAAAAGAACTTCATTTAGGCTGTAATGATCTCCAAAATTCCAATCATTAGGTCATCATTAGGACACTTTTTAGTTTATCGAATCCCATTGTGACATAGAGCGGGACACTTTTTGGCCGGGGGAcattatttggcatgacaggcccccCAAAGTTTTGAGTGGGGGTTggaatcaccaggaattcagcccCAAAACGAAACAAAACAAATTAGGAAgtatgttcccaagtattcccacaaattAAAAAAATTGACATATGTGAtcatgtctcaatgtaatcaatgtATGAAATgaatgttattttcaaatacaatcgctTTTTGGGCTAGGTTGTGGagaatttgcagtgtacaaattataattaattaattttcGGCCCCCGACCATTCGCTCCGACAAAAATAAGCCTGCAGCTGGAtgtagttgcctacccctggtgtAATGTTAACAAACTTAACAGCAGCCTAAATCTTTTTTGGAGTGCACATGTGAAATTGCAATTCAACATGTGAAAGTTAGATTTTCACATGTTAAAGTGTTTCACATGTTTAACTTTAAATTCGATTTTCACATGATAAAAAAAAGATGTTGTTCTCCTCACGTGAAAAGGTGCTGTTAACATgtgaacatactgtatgtaaataacatactgtaaatgtaatacatgtgAACATATGGTTTCACATGTAAAAAACGTGAAAATAAAAATGTCACTTTTTTTTCAAGGGATATTTTTCCTATGGCATATTGTAACATTTAATTCAAAATGAGATATTTTCAGACATGTTCATTGTTATATATTTTGTCAAATCTTTATTTAATATGCATTTGAATAGGAAATTAATACAGGTTTTTAAAAAATAAGTCATTTGTTACCTTGATCAAGAGGgatttagaacaatgtgtaattATACATACTGTGAGTATTTATTACAATTCATAGAAAATATTGGCCAAAATATTATATATTTTGCATGATACCAGTATTTACAAGTATATTTCAAGCTGGAAAGGTTATTCAATTGCAAATTGCATTTACAGTATGTTGTATTCCCATTACTGTTCAAGGACATTGTCCTCTCTATCCAGGCAAGTCATCTCATGGCCCTCCTCTCCTTTGTCCTCTGTCTGAGGGGTCCTCTCAGGCTGTGAGTGAAAGTTACGCTTCAGTTCTTTATTTCCTTGCCAGATGCAGATGATAGGATAGATGCAGCTGTTTAAGACTGACAGGGCAGTGGCTGGGGACAATGTGTATCTGAACCATCTGTTGTCTGTCCCCACTGTGACTTGtagcatagagagacagaggacaggagccCAGCATAGGAAATGGGCAATAGTCACAGGTCGAATAACCAATGACCTCACTTGATTGTTTCCCCTACTGTTCATGCAGCAACAGCTGACACATGTCACACCCAAAGGGAGCAGCAGCCCGAAAAGTAAGCGACAGATCACCACAGCCATCATTCTCTCCTTACCCTCTTTAGAGATCTGAGATTGTTCAGTATAATCATAGTTGTCAAGGCAGACGTATCCATCAGCAGTGTACTGAACCTCCCTGGACAGTAAAGAGGGGGCGCTCAGTATGGCCCCAATGAACAAGGACAGCAGAACCATGCTGCTGGACATGTGGTGTTCAAAACATCTGGGGACACACCAGCGCACATTCCAGAAAGTGATCATTACTGAGGCAGAGAACATGTTCATAAACATCACGTAGGACCCCAGCTTGCAGACAACCTTCCCAAATGTCCAGGAGAAGTAGTTCCAGGCACTGATCAGGTAAAGTGGGGTGAAGAGGCAGAAGATGAGGTGGGTGGTAGCCAGGCCAAGGATCAACATCCGTCGACTCAGCTTCTTCTTGGACCTGTATTTCCAGACACTCATGAAGATGACAGCAGAGTTGAGCAGTAGACCCAGTAGAAGGTTGGCTGAGTAGACCGACACATACATAAATCTAAAGCCAGTCCTCATCTGATACATCTCATAGATGACTGGGGACTGAGATGGTAACACCACTAAATCATTGTAGTCATCATAGTCAGATGTGTTGATTGAGGCAACCATGATTTCAGTAGTTTTTTACCCTAAGAAAAATGGAATGCAATGCTTGTCAGAACAGGTTCTGTCTGCAATGACTGCATCTTAATGCTAACTAAAAGAACATGAAATGCTCCTTCATTCCAGTTGATCAGTAAATAATGTTTATGTTGCTAGATATAAAATAAAAGCATGCAGATTGTCCATGTTGTACTTGACCACTGCAACTTTTCTTAAGACTGGATATATTCAACACAACACATAAATCAACAAAATGCTAAGTTTAAGTGAATGTTATGCTAATTGAAAAGCCATTCCGTCAAACAAGTTGTTTGTAGCCTAAGAGTGGCAATAGCAATGGTCCTAATGTCTGGAAGTTAACAGCTTCCAGTTCAGAAGTGTTGCTGATACTGTATGGTCTAAGATAAGAGTTTAAAGGAACACAAGACGAACACATGCTGTTGGTGTAAAGATTCCCACCAAAGTTAACCTTACCTTAGTGAACAGATGCAGAATATTCAGTAGAGAAAAAGTGCAGCTTCCCAAAAAGTATTCAAGCGATGTTTTCACTGATCCCTTTATGCAACATTAAAAAAAACAATACTCCACAGGAAGGAATGCGGAACTGATTACATAAGGCGGGCCATTTCACTAACAGAGTCcctttgcgtccctttgatattttaaataGAAATTGAGCACCAATAtttaattttaaaagcctgttatattaaatgaagtgcctttTAATATAAACCACATAGAGAACTCAATAAGTCAGATTTGTTTTATGAATAAAGACTTGGTAAAGTGCtcaaattcagcattttgacatgtccctccgtgcttctaggaagattttaccCTACTTAaccaacatttctccaagttttcaccatcattgtaaagccctagttattttgttgttttgacaAAATCGTTTTGgaagattatttatttaatgtgattaatgATTCATTtatgtctgtccctcattttaagaaCAACCCTGTTAGATGAACTGAACtcttgttttaatatggtgaaactattattttaaaacacattttttcaaaagaaacattgaacatctacggtcaaatcatagtgtaaaagcaggtgagctgatTTTTTACCTCacgagatgggaaaacatgttttttatgaagttgaacatgtgcacttcatgacagaatgttaaaatgaggTGAAATACGTTTTTTTTCACTAAGTTATACTACCCAAAAGGGACTCATTTCGTGAAACGTCCCTATTACCCACCCGCTCAAACTGGTAGACTTCTTAGGTACTTACTATAGtcctttattttatttaacctcttgagattgGAAAACTTATTCTTTATGACAATTTTTTAGCGCTTTGTGCTATGGGAACAAAACATATTCATAATAATTTGTAATGCATGAACTTGACTTGCATTGTGGCATGTTTTAACAGACAGGGCTCTAGTGTTCAGCATGTCCCATACAATCTGATCTCAATAAGACTGCATTATTTTGGCGATAGCTGGATGGTACATATTCACAATGATATTCATTTATCTAGATGTTTTTTATGCTAAATGTTCCTTTATTGTATGCAGTATTTCTATTGAGATAAAGAGCGCTACTGCTCTCAAGAGTATTGAAGGTCTTTAGAGCCGGGGAACAGACTCTAAACACACAGACCTCTTTCATAAGATGTTGCTCTCTGCCACTGCTTGAGGGAGACTGCAAGTATTGTGTGACCTGCAGAGTCAGGATGGGCAGATGTCCGGCCCcgtagtatttgtatttattaaggatccccattagctgctgccaaggcagcagccactcttcctggggtcctgcaacattaaggcagttacagtggggaaaaaaaagtatttagccagccaccaattgtgcaagttctcccacttaaaaagatgagagaggcctgtaattttcatcataggtacacgtcaactatgacagacaaattgagaaaaaaaaatccagaaaatcacattgtaggatttttttttaatttatttgcaaattatggtggaaaataagtatttggtcacctacaaacaagcaagatttctggctctcacagacctgtaactttttctttaagaggctcctctgtcctccactcgttacctgtattaatggcacctgtttgaacttgttatcagtataaaagacacctgtccacaacctcaaacagtcacactccaaactccactatggccaagaccaaagagctgtcaaaggacaccagaaacaaaattgtagacctgcaccaggctgggaagactgaatctgcaataggtaagcagcttggtttgaagaaatcaactgtgggagcaattattaggaaatggaagacatacaagaccactgataatctccctcgatctggggctccacgcaagatctcaccccgtggggtcaaaatgatcacaagaatggtgagcaaaaatcccagaaccacacgggggggacctagtgaatgacctgcagagagctgggaccaaagtaacaaagcctaccatcagtaacacactacgccgccagggactcaaatcctgcagtgacagacgtgtccccctgcttaagccagtacatgtccaggcccatctgaagtttgctaaaatgcatttggatgatccagaagaggattgggagaatgtcagatgaaaccaaaatataactttttggtaaaaactcaacttgtcgtgtttggaggacaaagaatgctgagttgcatccaaagaacaccatacctactgtgaagcatgggggtggaaacatcatgctttggagctgtttttctgcaaagggaccaggatgactgatccgtgtaaaggaaagaatgaatggggccatgtatcgtgagattttgagtgaaaacctccttccatcagcaagggcattgaagatgaaacgtggctgggtctttcagcatgacaatgatcccaaacacaccgcccgggcaacgaaggagtggcttcgtaagaagcatttcaaggtcctggagtggcctagccagtctccagatctcaaccccatagaaaatctttggagggagttgaaagtctgtgttgcccagcgacagccccaaaacatcactgctctagaggagatctgcatggaggaatgggccaaaataccagcaacagtgtgtgaaaaccttgtgaagacttacagaaaacgtttgacctgtgtcattgccaacaaagggtatataacaaagtattgagaaacttttgttattgaccaaatacttattttccaccataaattgcaaataaattcattaaaaatcctacaatgtgatttttctggattttttttctcattttgtctgtcatggttgacgtgtacctatgatgaaaattacaggcctctctcatctttttaagtgggagaacttgcacaattggtggctgactaaatacttttttcccccactgtatatacaatgtaaaatattacatgacattatatttcataacactttacccaatacatttagtgtgttccctcaggccactactccactatcacatatttacaatacaacatccatgtgtacgtatgtgtagagtgagtgtacatgtgtgtgtgtgtctcttcacagtccccgctgttccacaaggtgtatttttacctgttttttaaatctgattctactgcttgcatcagttaccagatgtggaatagagttccatgtagtcatggctctatgtagtactgtgcgcctcccatagtctgttctggacttggggactgtgaagagacctctggtggcatgtgttgtggggtatgcatgggtgtctgcttgtcgacacctctcacaaaaacaagcagtgatgaagtcaatctctcttccgctctgagccaggagagactgacatgcatgccatcaatgttagctctccgtgtacttttaagggccagctgtgctgccctgttctgagccaactgcaattttcccacgtccctctttgtggcacctgaccacactaatgaacagtagtctaggtgcaacaaaactagggcctgtaggacctgccttgttgatagtgttgttaagaaggcagagcagcgcttaattatggacatacttcttcccatcttagctactgttgtatcaatatgctttaaccatgacagtctacaatccagggttactccaagcagtttagtcacctcaacttgctcaatttccacattattcattacgagatgtagttgaggtttagggtttagtgaatgatttgacccaaatacaatgcttttagttttggaaatattcaggactaacttattccttgccacccattccgaaactgcaactctttgttaagtgttgcattTATTTCAGTTggtgtagtagctgacgtgtatagtgttgagtcatccgcatacatagacacactggctttactcaaagccagtggcatgtcattagtaaagatggaaaaagcaaggggcctagacagctgccctggggaattcctgattctacctggattatgtttgagaggcttccattaaagaacaccctctgtgttctgttagacaagtaactctttattcacattatagcagggggtgtaaaaccataacacatacgtttttccagcagcagactatgctcgataatgtcaaaagccacactgaagtctaacaaaacagcccccacaatctttttatcatcaatttctctcagccagtcatcagtcatttgtgtaagtgctgtccttgttgaatgtccttttctataagcatgctgaaagtttattgtcaatttgtttacagtaaaatagcattgtatctggtcaaacacatttttttccaatagtttactaagggttggtaaccgGCTAATTGgttggctgtttgagccagtaaagggggattTACtgttcttaggtagcggaatgacttttgcttccctccaagcctgggggcacacacattctaataggcttaaattgaaaatatggcaaataggagtggcagtatcgtccgctattatcctcagcaattttccatccaagttgtcagaccccggtggcttatcattgataatagacaacaataatttgttcacctcttccacactcactttacggaattcaaaatgtcaatgcttgtctttcataatttggtcagatatacttggatgtgtagtgtcagcaattgtttctggcatgtcatgcctaagtttgctaatcttgccaatgaaaaaaatattaaagtagttggcaatatcagttggttttgtgatgaatgagccatctgattcaatgaatgatggagctgagtttgccttttttcccaacatttcatttaaggtgctccaaagctttttactatcattctttatgtcatttatccttgtttcatagtgttgtttcttcttctttttattcagtttagtcacatgatttctcaatttgcaaaa
The DNA window shown above is from Coregonus clupeaformis isolate EN_2021a chromosome 18, ASM2061545v1, whole genome shotgun sequence and carries:
- the LOC121566987 gene encoding G-protein coupled receptor 1, with amino-acid sequence KTTEIMVASINTSDYDDYNDLVVLPSQSPVIYEMYQMRTGFRFMYVSVYSANLLLGLLLNSAVIFMSVWKYRSKKKLSRRMLILGLATTHLIFCLFTPLYLISAWNYFSWTFGKVVCKLGSYVMFMNMFSASVMITFWNVRWCVPRCFEHHMSSSMVLLSLFIGAILSAPSLLSREVQYTADGYVCLDNYDYTEQSQISKEGKERMMAVVICRLLFGLLLPLGVTCVSCCCMNSRGNNQVRSLVIRPVTIAHFLCWAPVLCLSMLQVTVGTDNRWFRYTLSPATALSVLNSCIYPIICIWQGNKELKRNFHSQPERTPQTEDKGEEGHEMTCLDREDNVLEQ